The sequence atatatatatttgatcctgtaactataatttatataactaaTTGACATCAGATAATTTTGTATCTATCAAAAGTGAGTTATGAGTTCCTGCATTTATAAGCCTTTGAACGGTTGTTTGCTGCTTTAGGCCCcttgattttcttatttattaactaTGCGTTACATTTAAAGCGTGTGCTTTTTTATTGTGTTAATAATTGGGACCTGTTTTTCTCAATAATTATGATGCTGTGTAATGCTGCATAATATAGAGGTTCTTGGGCTTGATACGCTGTTAGTTGATGCATATGTGTTTGTAGGATTTAATGGGGATTTAACAGGTGTTCCAATATATACTTTGCAAGTCCCTCTATGTGTCATAAAGTAATTGTACTATTCTCTAAATTTTTGTTGTACCTGTGAATCCTGCTAATGACCTTATACTGCTAGTTGGTAACCAAAAACTGAACTCTTTATTCAATTGGATACTGCAAATTTGAATTGTTATATGCATTTAACATTAGCTACATAAATTCTCTTTGGTGTACAGCCTTTTTAATGGCTTGTTTTTGTACACTCATATTTATTCTTTTCCATCTATGTTCTTTCTGTTAGtgtttctcatatttcttcttttaGCTATAGCATGTTTCTCTTGGTTCCATTTAAAAAACCATTCCATGATGTAAGTTATTGTGTCAATCATACTTCTGTGTTATAATAAtcttctgaattttttttttcttagtcaTAGGTTTTGTGCATCATAAAGCAGAGAAGTTGCACTTTCATATGTCTTGTTTTTATCTACAACATTCTTTcctttttgcttattttaaatCAGCTTGGTAAGTTTAAGTGATTGCATTTAGCCGTTTAGGTATAAACCTTCATTTTTGATGATTATTTTGTTTACTGCTATGTAATCTGAAACTCTTGGATTGCAAAGTATCCTGCCATGGATAAATTTGAGAATAATTTTTCTTCTGGTTTTACAGATCAATAATGTTGTTTGAAAAAGCCTGGAACTATTTCCCATCATCCTAAAATAGGATTCCATCAATAACTTATCTTAATGGTTGATTTGAGCATTGGTGTTACAGTTCAAATCTCTAGAAGGGACTTGtgattataatatatgtagGATGAAGTTATGTGTTTGATGGCGTAAACATTATAACAATTACCTGATCCTTAACAACATGGGCCAAGTTTGTGGGACAatgtttgttttaaaaaaaatgagtaTGCTTTTGTTTTAGTTACTTGGTCTTACAAACTTTGCATAGGATAGTGTTTAATGATAATTTGTAGCTTAAAAGTACAACAATACTGGACTTAGGTGTAGTGTCGGGTGCATGTATGTGTCCAAGTGTCGGAGTTGTCTATGTTTTAAAATCTTTCCGCACATTTGGAGTGTCCAACATCCATATCCTTGTTGGTGTCCAAGTATCTGACACGGTGATGGTGGGATAGAGTGAAAAGTAAGAAacataatgataaatatatttatatttaatcttGTCAATTcctactttctttcttttcaaatcaaaattgttaaacagtGATAAATTCTAGTCGAGGAATCTTCATGTGAGTCTTCAAAGTATTCAGTGATGAAACATTTTGACTTGTAGATATCTTGAAACAGGACTTGAAAGTAAATGAATTGCTTTGCTTTTGTTATTACTTGATTAatattgaaaaggatttgttatgtacttgaatttttatttttatgttcagTAAATTGACTTTCAATCAAAcacatatttctatttttttcctcCCGTTTCAATTGACAGCTCTCTTAAAGAAATATGGATGGATTACATATGAGCTGGGATCAGACCCAGCAGCTCATATACTATATTGCTGCCATATATCACTACttaaataaaatacagtaaaaaacaaaatgaattggTTTCAGATGGTATGCTTTAGAAAAGGTGTGACCTATCACATTGTGCTATTTCTCATAAGTTGAGTAAAAAGACATCATTTTAAACATATCAAAActattcaacccaaaaaaaaaaatatcaaaactaaaTAAGTACAACTGagttctaaaaattaataaacaatgtcaattaaaaatttaatttttgaagtatAGGATTTCCTTTATCTCGTTTTTCTTTTGTACATTTTGTTTGATTCTTGTTACATTGATAAACTTGTAACGTTGCAAATATTGGATTACTggcttttaatatttatatatttattgtcttCTACTGTCCTTAATTTGAAGCATAGATCCTGGGAATGCTTAATTTTTTGGTCAGAATTCACAAACATTTACTGgcactttttcttaaaaaaattgacaGAAATTAGTCAGTCTAGTTGAGTGCTGAGGCATTTAAGTTAAATTTGGCTTTTAGTAGGCAGTATGTTTGTTTCTGGTCAAAGTTAGTGCCCTgagatagaagtaggaacctgTCAGGCCAGAAGCTGTTTCAGAACATGGTATTTTACAAGgtgtttgttgtttttattagagGAAAGAATGGAGATTGAAATACGTCATTGGGTTTTCCTGTCAGGCCATTTTTATTTACGTGCTTCAGGttgtaaatttcaattttctgtCTACCCACCTGATTTGTATTCTTCCTTCTTTCGTATGATGTCCTTAATTCTCATTGGTTTAAGATATCGCTGCATATATTGTGGATTATAGCTTGTAGAAGAATGAGAATTAACGGTATGGCAACAAGGATTTAGGAATAGcacaatattttcttttaatggtGGAGTGGTTTATTAAGGGGGTTCTTGTTTCTCTTTGGTTTCctgctaaattttttttttatggtgatCAAGGAAGAGCTATATTCTTTTGATTGTAAATGGTTCACGAAGTGTTATGCATGATTGCTTCTATTGACTTTCTGCAAATTGACTTGAGCATTTTGACAAGGTTTTCTGTACTACTCTCCTTTTTTCCCCTAAGATTATTATTTGAAGTAGGAAAATTCAGTTCACCTGATTTGTACTTGTGTAATTAGATATATTTATCCCTTTAGCTGGAAAATTCTAAATTTGGAATAATGATTTATATTCATACTAGTTTCTTCCATTTGTCTGAACATTTTTTTAGGGATACACCCATGGATTATGATGACAATGATTTTCAAAGCCAAAATCTTCATTTAGCTGGAGAAGGGAGCACTAAATACCCTCCTGTTTTGCGGCCATATGCTCTTCCCAAGTTTGATTTTGATGATAGCCTTCAGGGACATTTGAGGTTTGATAGTTTGGTTGAGACTGAGGTTTTTCTTGGTATTGAGAGTAACGAAGACAACCGCTGGATTGAGGATTTCTCTCGTGGGAGTAGTGGGATACAGTTCAGTTCAAGTGCGGCAGAGTCTTGCTCCATTTCAAGGTGTAACAATGTATGGTCGGAGGCCACTTCCTCTGAATCTGTTGAAATGCTATTAAAATCGGTTGGACAGGAAGAAATTATTCCTGCGCAGACTATAATTGAGGAATCAGATGCCTGTGATTTACCAGGGTGCTTAACAAAGGAAATGGAGCCTAGTTTGAAGCATGATGATAACATTCTTTCTAAAACAAAGGATGTTCCAGGTGTACAATCTTTATTACCTCTTGTTGAAATTCCTGGAAACTTTTCTGGGTTAAAGGGGGATGTAGGAGTGGAACAACCTTGTGTCAAGGATGGTTCACAAACTCAAGAAGATCAGTTATTTGTCGATGGAAGTTCAAATAACTTGGATCCAAATGCTGTTAGTGAAAAGTGTGGCGTAAGTGTAACTGATGGAAATGCCTTTGCTGGCAGCAGAGATGATGCACAGAATAGGGAAGCAGATACTTCATATGATAAAGATATGGATGCCAAAGCACAAGAAGATTCTTTTGCTCAAGGGACGCCTGTTGACAACTCGCTGACATCTGTGCAAAATATTATTACAAGCAAATCTGAGTTGAGTAGTAGTGATGTCCAACATCAGATAAATGTTAGCAATGAGAATCTAGGTGGTCATGTGTTAAGCGAAAAGGTCCAAATGGATAGTCAGAATATGGATGGAAATATAGTTGATAACACAACCTGTAATTATGAAAAACTTCTCTGTTCGACTTCAAAGGTGGAAACTGTTGCAGAAGTAAACGCGGTTAAAGATAGCATAATTAGTGGGGGGGAATTTTCTAGTAACATACTTAAAGGTGATTCTTATCAGCGTGTGGTGGATGCATGCAATGAAGGTGAGTGTTCTGGAGTTGCTGTTGAGACCAGTAAATGTGAAGATAGGGTACTTTGTAAAGACATGGATGTTGGGGGTGAGCAggataaagtaaataaacatcAGTTATCAGCAGTATTAGTCATAGGTGATGCTCAGTTAGAGGGGCATGCCGTTGAGGCCAACTTTGCTAGTGGTGTAGTAGCTTCCAGTCTAGAATCCAAATTGGATTCTATTGTGGAGATAACATATGGAGAGAGCAGGTCCAAGGAGGATGCAGTAAAAAGTGATCAGCGTTTGGATATTGTCATGTCTGAGGAACCTTTGGCATCCATTGAAGACAACAATGTGTCTAAGGATGAAGGTAATGAAAGCCGCAACAGTCACATGGGAGATATTTCTGATGTGACTATTAAAAGTTCTTCAGCTGAATTGGGTAATGAGACACTTGTTACTGGAGTATCGAAAGGTGTTAAAAATTCCTTTGAAGttccaaaagaaaatttgagTGCAGATGACCATGTTTCACCTGCCATACTTGCTGAATCCATACAAATACATGAGCAAAATAAGGCCTACAGTGACAGTGATGTTCATAGATGTAATCAAGATGCAATGGTTAACAAAAAGGAGAGCACAGAGTTGCCAATTGATTCAAGGAATATAGATGGTGAAAGTGTTGAATCTTCAGATAAGGGCTTTGGGTCCTCATCATTTGAAGCTAGCAAAGGAGATAAGTTGATTGTTTCCGAACTACAACATGCAACTGCCATTGGCAGTGGTTCAGGTTACATTATGAACTCATCCAATTTAATGGACATTTAAATGTGTCTTTTGCATGTGCTAACTTCTTCTCTGCCTCCTTGTTCCCTTTTCTTTTGCAGTTTCAGATGTTAACTTGGAAAATTCCGTACCTGCTTCTTCTGACACAAATGATCCTGTTCCTTTGTCTACGGAAAATGATGTTAAAATGGATGTTGACCATGAAGAGATTCAAGCAACACCTCTTTCTGTTGTGGGCTTTGCTGACATGGACAAAAAGGAAGAAGCTGCTTCTAACATTTCCAAAGAAACAAGTTTATCATCTCCTGTTTCATCTTCTCAGGTAGAAGCTGGGCTGGGCACTGTTTCTGGAGCCAAAGAAGGTTTGCCTTGTGATACTGGTGGACAGCTCTCATATGAGGCAGTTGGTCAGTCTTGTACAGAACCTGGGAGTGAGCCTCAAGCCCCTGCAGCTAGTGAAGTTGGTAAGGATCACACTAAGGAGGTGAATGTGTCTCTTGTTGCCTTTGAATCTACAGAAAAAGAGGCTGCTGTTGCCGAAGCACCTGAAGGTCATAATGGAGCAACCAAGGATAAATATTTAGGGAGGGATACTGCAGATTCTTCAGGTGATTCTTGGGTACTCTGCGTCTTCTATATGGAGATATTGTACTCCTTTATTTCGTTATTTAAATGCTTCATATGTTGGTCGAGCCTGTTCCAAACTTGCATATAATTTGTAATTGGTTGTATTAGCAAGAAcatattctttgaatttttgatataCGATGCGTTTTCATCCttaatagtattttatttttattttattttattttatttttttaaaatcttatgtGATGCAGAGCCAGCCACAACTAATGATAAGATGCTTACACAGCCTGGTGTAAGGTTGAAGGAAATGTGTAGCACAGCTCAAATTGCTCAGGAAGGCAGTGAAGCTACCCTAGTATCTAAAGATAAGAGTTCTGGGCAGACTATTGAGCCAAGCCCCATTCGTAAgtcatttaataaaattaatcttgaaattggaataaaattttgaggcatcatatttatttggaccttaattttttgttattgattctgtcttttattaatttattacagaATAACTTGAGTTTTTAAAGTCTCTTAAATAACAGGTCCTACTTAAAATTTTGGTCTTTGAGTTCCGATGGGAAGTTTGGATAGGATATGTATGATGACTTGTTCAGTTTTCTCTTCTTTGAAGTGTAAATAATATTGACTCTTAAATGTTTGAAGCTCTATTGCATTAGCATTGATGTGCTGCTCTAGTATCCTGTCAGGAACCATATTCTGGAGAAAAGTAAGATATTATAGGAAATCAGAATACATTCTTTTGAGATGATATTGGTAGGaaatggaaataatatttttcctcgTGAGTtgtttaaaatgcatttttgcaATGGTTTTGGGATTTACCATACCATTTAACATAATTGATTCGTTATGGAAATAAGTATTTAAGCATAATCAAATTCCAAATAAGGTGTAGACCACTTATTTCCTCTCCTTTCCATGATCAAACTTAGTGTAACCACtctttattctttccatttctttccttctttctgtTATATATTCCaagaatttttgtaaaaatgtgCTTTTTGTCACATATGAATATGTGATAAAGAGTTACTCCAAATTTAGTAGGTCTTTCTGGGTAATATAGATGAATAATTTCTGGGTCATCTCATAATTTTGATCCTATGCATGGAAAGTCTTCAAAATGCCAAAATTTCTGGTGTATCCTTTCAGATGAATAATCTTGGTGTAGATGTAGGTTGTATATTTCCAACTCGTGGTAAAAGGCTTACATGGTTCTGAATGATATTGTTCTTCACATTGCTACATTGAGTTTTTCAGTTTGTTGACCCTCATGAAGGGAGCACTTATGAGGTAAAAGGCTTGCATGGTTCTGAATGATATTATTCTTACATTGTTACAGAGTTTTACAGTTTTACTTGTAGGAGTCAAACTGAAGAAGTGGGGATTTAAGGATGTCTGCTGTGCATGTCTTAAAGTAGCTTAATTGTTTCTAATCATGGCTCCATTTGAATTGAGGGATCGAGTGCAAATCTGTGATTATCAGATATGTTTCTAGTAATGTGGCTaggatttgttttttattaatatttggtagtacttttggttttaattctttAGTGCCGAAGGATGTCTTGGTTTCTGCAACTATTGTTAGTCTGTCTTCCCAATAAATATTTCGTATTGATTACCACATTTCAAATTGCAGGAGATGCTTCTGGGAATCATGCTAGCTCTGTTGCTTCTGATCCTTTGCTTAAATCTCGTACCAAGTTCGTTTCACAAGATAATGGAGGCAGTTCTGCTGATCAGAATAAGCCTATTTATGGTTCCCCTAAGCTTGCTCCAAGAAAATATGGAAAAGGGATCGTGAAGGGATCAACAAAACAgaaatcaacaaaacagaataGTCCTGTTACTTTGGTTGTTGATCAGGATGATGGAAATGCTTCGAATTCCCATGATCCAAAAGGAAGTGACACCTCTAAGGAGAGGATAAGTGGCAACTTTGATGTCAGCGCATTAGCAGAATTGTCTAAAGAAGATGCTGGAAAGAATAGCCAATCTGTAACTCCCAAAGTGAaccttatatatttattttactcaAAGTTTATACTATATTATACATCTTTTGGAAATATTCTTCTTATAGATGCTTTTACGAACTGAAAATTAGACAGACTtactactctttttttttttttttttttgaaatattaacattggttttatgaataattattttcttgaagACTGCAGCGGAACCTTCATCAAATCCCGTCTTAGGCCAATCGGATGCTAAGATTGCACAAGATGTTGCACAGGCATCTGTACGAGTATCTGATGCAGAGATCGTACGTGGTCGTACTAAAGGTACTCCCGAACGTAAAACAAGGCGTTCATCTGCTAAAACAACAGGAAAAGATAGCACAAAGAAGGGAACTCTTGTGAAAGACACAACTCCTTCGAGGCCATCAGATAAAGAGAAAATGAGCAATGTGTCTCTGAGCCAATCTGGAATGTTCCAGCTGATGCAATCAAATGAGATGCCGCATTATGGACATGTGGAATCTACTAATACAAAATCGTATTTTCTTCTCAGTGCAGCGACATCTAATTTGCCAGATTTGAATACTTCAGCTTCACCATCTGTGGTGTTTCAACAGCCTTTTACAGACATGCAGCAAGTGCAATTACGTGCTCAGATCTTTGTATATGGGGCTTTGATGTGAGTTCTCTCTTTGTTTATTCGCAAATTAAGTACTAAATTTCCAGaataagaaagagaaattatttagaCTTAAATTAGTATAATAAAATGCCTTCTATCAATGtttttatataaacatatatttttggcaGTCAAGGGATAGCACCTGAAGAAGCATACATGGCATCAGCATTTGGGGGACCTGGTTGGATTTCTTGACCCATCTATGTATTCTTATTGTTCGCACTTTCTACAAACATATAGTAACTTTCTGGAAATTTGCACTTATAGATGGTGGAAGAAGCTTGTGGGAGAATGCCTGGCATGCTTGTATAGCAAGGGTACATGGTCAAAATGCTAACCCGATTAATCAAGAAACCCCTCTGCACGCACGTACTGGTACTTCCTCTTGATATTAATCTGTTTAATTATCCTTTATTTGGTCTATTGTTTAGCTGTGTTTCAAAATTGATATCTGCAGGTGCTAGGGCTCCAGACCACGTGGTAAAACAAAGTGCTCTCCAAAGTAAAGGTACTTCCCCTGTTGGTCGAGCAAGCACGAAAGGTACTCCAACAATTGTGAACCCCATGATACCTCTTTCATCACCACTTTGGAGTATTTCTACTCCTGTTGGTGATACCCTGCAATCTACTGTCGTGCAAAGAGGTTCAGTTGTGGATTATCAGCAGGCACTTACCCCAATGCATCCTTTTCAAACACCACCAATGAGGAACCTTATTGGACATAACTCCTCATGGATGCCTCTGCCCACCTTCCGTGGCCCCTGGGTTGCTTCTCCACAACCTTCTCTACCTGAGGCCAGTTCTCGTTTTTCAACATTTCCTAGTACAGAAGCAGTTCAGTTGACTCCCATCAAGGAAACATCCATACCCCATTCGTCTGGTACAAAGCATATTTCCTCTGGTCCTGTGGTTCAAAGTGTGGGTCCAGCTAGTGTGTTCTCAGGGCCTTCCCCCTTGCTTGACCCAAAAAAAGTGGCAACATCAGTTGGGCAACATTCTGCTGATCCTAAGCCtagaaagaggaaaaagaatCTGGTTCCCGAGGAACCTAGCCAGATAAATTTGCAATCTCAATCTCAACCAGAACCTGTTTTAGCTTCAGTTGATACAAATAGTCTATCGACATCTGTTACCATCACAGCCCCTAAAACATTTGTTCCTAAACCTACGTCTGATAAAGTTATTCCCTCAGTAGCTCCTACGTCTTCTGAACACTTCCAAAAAGTAGACCAAAATGCAGTGCAGACAGCTACTTTATCAGAGGAAACGCTTGGTAAAATTAAGGAGGCTAGGAAACAAGCTGAGGATGCTGCTGCTCGTGCTTCTACAGCTGTTAGTCACAGTCAAGATTTATGGAGTCAGTTGGATAAGCAGAAAAATTCTGGACTGGTATCAGATGTTGAAGCTAAATTAGCTTCTGCTGCTGTTGcggttgctgctgctgctgctgttgcaAAGGCAGCAGCTGCGGCTGCTAATGTTGCATCTAATGCTGCATTGCAAGCAAAATTAATGGCTGATGAAGCATTGATTTTAAATGGTTCAGTAGGTTCCATTCAATCTACAAGAATATCATTTTCTGGAGAGAATGTATTAGGAAAGGCTACTCCTGCATCTATCTTAAGGGGTGAAGATGGAGCAAACAGTTCCAGTTCAGTGATTGTTGCTGCTAGGGAGGCTGCTAAGAGGAGGGTTGAAGCTGCATCAGCAGCTGCTAAACGAGCTGAAAACATGGATGCTATTGTAAAAGCTGCTGAGCTGGCAGCAGAAGCTGTATCACAAGCTGGAAAAATTGTTGCAATGGGCGATCCTTTGCCATTGAGTGAGTTAGTACAATTTGGCCCAGAGGGTTATTGGAAAATAGCACAAGTATCCTCTGAGCAAGGTGGGAAATCAATTGGTGTGGTCAGAGAACAATCTATTGCAGCTACTTATGAAGAATTTGCAAATACATCCAAGCATCCAAAAGATGGACAATCAGGTAAGAAAGGAACACAGCTGACTGCCAATGAGAAGTCACCTATTGTAAAAGAGGTGAGTAAGGAATTGACTGATGACCATCTGAGATTGGTAGATGGCGTCTCAGGTTCTGTTGCAT comes from Ziziphus jujuba cultivar Dongzao chromosome 6, ASM3175591v1 and encodes:
- the LOC107430264 gene encoding uncharacterized protein LOC107430264 isoform X4, whose translation is MDYDDNDFQSQNLHLAGEGSTKYPPVLRPYALPKFDFDDSLQGHLRFDSLVETEVFLGIESNEDNRWIEDFSRGSSGIQFSSSAAESCSISRCNNVWSEATSSESVEMLLKSVGQEEIIPAQTIIEESDACDLPGCLTKEMEPSLKHDDNILSKTKDVPGVQSLLPLVEIPGNFSGLKGDVGVEQPCVKDGSQTQEDQLFVDGSSNNLDPNAVSEKCGVSVTDGNAFAGSRDDAQNREADTSYDKDMDAKAQEDSFAQGTPVDNSLTSVQNIITSKSELSSSDVQHQINVSNENLGGHVLSEKVQMDSQNMDGNIVDNTTCNYEKLLCSTSKVETVAEVNAVKDSIISGGEFSSNILKGDSYQRVVDACNEGECSGVAVETSKCEDRVLCKDMDVGGEQDKVNKHQLSAVLVIGDAQLEGHAVEANFASGVVASSLESKLDSIVEITYGESRSKEDAVKSDQRLDIVMSEEPLASIEDNNVSKDEGNESRNSHMGDISDVTIKSSSAELGNETLVTGVSKGVKNSFEVPKENLSADDHVSPAILAESIQIHEQNKAYSDSDVHRCNQDAMVNKKESTELPIDSRNIDGESVESSDKGFGSSSFEASKGDKLIVSELQHATAIGSGSVSDVNLENSVPASSDTNDPVPLSTENDVKMDVDHEEIQATPLSVVGFADMDKKEEAASNISKETSLSSPVSSSQVEAGLGTVSGAKEGLPCDTGGQLSYEAVGQSCTEPGSEPQAPAASEVGKDHTKEVNVSLVAFESTEKEAAVAEAPEGHNGATKDKYLGRDTADSSEPATTNDKMLTQPGVRLKEMCSTAQIAQEGSEATLVSKDKSSGQTIEPSPIRDASGNHASSVASDPLLKSRTKFVSQDNGGSSADQNKPIYGSPKLAPRKYGKGIVKGSTKQKSTKQNSPVTLVVDQDDGNASNSHDPKGSDTSKERISGNFDVSALAELSKEDAGKNSQSTAAEPSSNPVLGQSDAKIAQDVAQASVRVSDAEIVRGRTKGTPERKTRRSSAKTTGKDSTKKGTLVKDTTPSRPSDKEKMSNVSLSQSGMFQLMQSNEMPHYGHVESTNTKSYFLLSAATSNLPDLNTSASPSVVFQQPFTDMQQVQLRAQIFVYGALIQGIAPEEAYMASAFGGPDGGRSLWENAWHACIARVHGQNANPINQETPLHARTGARAPDHVVKQSALQSKGTSPVGRASTKGTPTIVNPMIPLSSPLWSISTPVGDTLQSTVVQRGSVVDYQQALTPMHPFQTPPMRNLIGHNSSWMPLPTFRGPWVASPQPSLPEASSRFSTFPSTEAVQLTPIKETSIPHSSGTKHISSGPVVQSVGPASVFSGPSPLLDPKKVATSVGQHSADPKPRKRKKNLVPEEPSQINLQSQSQPEPVLASVDTNSLSTSVTITAPKTFVPKPTSDKVIPSVAPTSSEHFQKVDQNAVQTATLSEETLGKIKEARKQAEDAAARASTAVSHSQDLWSQLDKQKNSGLVSDVEAKLASAAVAVAAAAAVAKAAAAAANVASNAALQAKLMADEALILNGSVGSIQSTRISFSGENVLGKATPASILRGEDGANSSSSVIVAAREAAKRRVEAASAAAKRAENMDAIVKAAELAAEAVSQAGKIVAMGDPLPLSELVQFGPEGYWKIAQVSSEQGGKSIGVVREQSIAATYEEFANTSKHPKDGQSGSVASSKRESRGQKGRKVSDLTPNTNVILESETGEKSSAVNAENEFGKAAEISEVNIIKEGSQVEVFKDGNGFKAAWFTATVLSVEDGKANVSYADIQSDEGLGQLKEWVPLKGEGDKAPKIRNARPLTAMRYEGTRKRRRAAIGDYTWSVGDRVDAWIADSWWEGVVTEKNKKDETTLTVHFPAQGETSVVKAWHLRPSLIWKDGEWVEFSNLRNDSSSLEGDIPQEKRIKLGSPAVEVKGKDKMLKSIDVADSGKLEESRLLDLSGNDKVFNIGKSTRNENKPDSTRTIRTGLRKEGSRVVIGVPKPGKKRKFMEVSKHYVADQGNKVNEVNDSAKLAKYLMPQVSGSRGLKSTKNDTKEKRVAESKLRSLKSGKQLSVSSRTVPQKNNLSGAVTAHGDDTVTDHTSKIKDSLSHDENSSGKHNQMETGSFSSIEEAAEGPIVFSSLAPTSDVPPSKKNSTSNTKSERANRGKLAPASGKLDKIEEDRVFNGDSGKSNSELVEPRRSNRRIQPTSRLLEGLQSSLIISKIPSVSHDKGHRSQNRSTPRGGNNHG
- the LOC107430264 gene encoding uncharacterized protein LOC107430264 isoform X2 gives rise to the protein MDYDDNDFQSQNLHLAGEGSTKYPPVLRPYALPKFDFDDSLQGHLRFDSLVETEVFLGIESNEDNRWIEDFSRGSSGIQFSSSAAESCSISRCNNVWSEATSSESVEMLLKSVGQEEIIPAQTIIEESDACDLPGCLTKEMEPSLKHDDNILSKTKDVPGVQSLLPLVEIPGNFSGLKGDVGVEQPCVKDGSQTQEDQLFVDGSSNNLDPNAVSEKCGVSVTDGNAFAGSRDDAQNREADTSYDKDMDAKAQEDSFAQGTPVDNSLTSVQNIITSKSELSSSDVQHQINVSNENLGGHVLSEKVQMDSQNMDGNIVDNTTCNYEKLLCSTSKVETVAEVNAVKDSIISGGEFSSNILKGDSYQRVVDACNEGECSGVAVETSKCEDRVLCKDMDVGGEQDKVNKHQLSAVLVIGDAQLEGHAVEANFASGVVASSLESKLDSIVEITYGESRSKEDAVKSDQRLDIVMSEEPLASIEDNNVSKDEGNESRNSHMGDISDVTIKSSSAELGNETLVTGVSKGVKNSFEVPKENLSADDHVSPAILAESIQIHEQNKAYSDSDVHRCNQDAMVNKKESTELPIDSRNIDGESVESSDKGFGSSSFEASKGDKLIVSELQHATAIGSGSVSDVNLENSVPASSDTNDPVPLSTENDVKMDVDHEEIQATPLSVVGFADMDKKEEAASNISKETSLSSPVSSSQVEAGLGTVSGAKEGLPCDTGGQLSYEAVGQSCTEPGSEPQAPAASEVGKDHTKEVNVSLVAFESTEKEAAVAEAPEGHNGATKDKYLGRDTADSSEPATTNDKMLTQPGVRLKEMCSTAQIAQEGSEATLVSKDKSSGQTIEPSPIRDASGNHASSVASDPLLKSRTKFVSQDNGGSSADQNKPIYGSPKLAPRKYGKGIVKGSTKQKSTKQNSPVTLVVDQDDGNASNSHDPKGSDTSKERISGNFDVSALAELSKEDAGKNSQSTAAEPSSNPVLGQSDAKIAQDVAQASVRVSDAEIVRGRTKGTPERKTRRSSAKTTGKDSTKKGTLVKDTTPSRPSDKEKMSNVSLSQSGMFQLMQSNEMPHYGHVESTNTKSYFLLSAATSNLPDLNTSASPSVVFQQPFTDMQQVQLRAQIFVYGALIQGIAPEEAYMASAFGGPDGGRSLWENAWHACIARVHGQNANPINQETPLHARTGARAPDHVVKQSALQSKGTSPVGRASTKGTPTIVNPMIPLSSPLWSISTPVGDTLQSTVVQRGSVVDYQQALTPMHPFQTPPMRNLIGHNSSWMPLPTFRGPWVASPQPSLPEASSRFSTFPSTEAVQLTPIKETSIPHSSGTKHISSGPVVQSVGPASVFSGPSPLLDPKKVATSVGQHSADPKPRKRKKNLVPEEPSQINLQSQSQPEPVLASVDTNSLSTSVTITAPKTFVPKPTSDKVIPSVAPTSSEHFQKVDQNAVQTATLSEETLGKIKEARKQAEDAAARASTAVSHSQDLWSQLDKQKNSGLVSDVEAKLASAAVAVAAAAAVAKAAAAAANVASNAALQAKLMADEALILNGSVGSIQSTRISFSGENVLGKATPASILRGEDGANSSSSVIVAAREAAKRRVEAASAAAKRAENMDAIVKAAELAAEAVSQAGKIVAMGDPLPLSELVQFGPEGYWKIAQVSSEQGGKSIGVVREQSIAATYEEFANTSKHPKDGQSGKKGTQLTANEKSPIVKEVSKELTDDHLRLVDGVSGSVASSKRESRGQKGRKVSDLTPNTNVILESETGEKSSAVNAENEFGKAAEISEVNIIKEGSQVEVFKDGNGFKAAWFTATVLSVEDGKANVSYADIQSDEGLGQLKEWVPLKGEGDKAPKIRNARPLTAMRYEGTRKRRRAAIGDYTWSVGDRVDAWIADSWWEGVVTEKNKKDETTLTVHFPAQGETSVVKAWHLRPSLIWKDGEWVEFSNLRNDSSSLEGDIPQEKRIKLGSPAVEVKGKDKMLKSIDVADSGKLEESRLLDLSGNDKVFNIGKSTRNENKPDSTRTIRTGLRKEGSRVVIGVPKPGKKRKFMEVSKHYVADQGNKVNEVNDSAKLAKYLMPQVSGSRGLKSTKNDTKEKRVAESKLRSLKSGKQLSVSSRTVPQKNNLSGAVTAHGDDTVTDHTSKIKDSLSHDENSSGKHNQMETGSFSSIEEAAEGPIVFSSLAPTSDVPPSKKNSTSNTKSERANRGKLAPASGKLDKIEEDRVFNGDSGKSNSELVEPRRSNRRIQPTSRLLEGLQSSLIISKIPSVSHDKGHRSQNRSTPRGNNHG